A region of the Synechococcus sp. PCC 7502 genome:
GGATCAAATTTGACTAGTCACAATCATACAACTGACTATTATGCTCAGCACATTAATTGCAGCTTATTTAGGTATTTTCCAAAAGAGTTTTCAACCGATGGGGATCGCCTTGATCAATGACTCGACCGTGACTAAGTAAAAATGCTCCATCCGCATAATCAAGTTCATCTAAACGATGGGTAACCCAAAGGGCTGTAAGCGATCGCTCCTTCACTAAATGCCTTACCTCAGCTACTAATGCCCCTTGACTATCTCGATCTAAAAGTGCCGTAGGCTCATCTAATAATAAAACCTGTGATTTACGGGCGATCGCCCCCGCAATTGCTACCCGTTGTTTTTGACCGCCACTGAGGGCATAAATGGGACGGCGTTGATAGTTTTGCAAATCCACAGCAGCCAAAGCATCCTGCACTCGTGCTTTCGTCTCACTAAAGGAAAGATGCTCATCTACCAACCCAAAAGCAACATCGGCTCCGACCGTAGGCATCACCAGTTGATGATCGGGATTTTGGAATACAAACCCCACAGGGGAATTAATAGTAATAGTTCCCCCATCCAGCTTTAGTAATCCCGCTAAAACTTTGAGTAAAGTTGATTTACCACTGCCATTAGCTCCCAGCAGCATCCAAAACTGCCCCTTAGGTACATCTAAGCTACATTTATCTAAAACTACGGTGCCATCTGCCCAGCAAAACCTTAAATCCGTAGCAATAATGTCACTAGTAGCGACCAAAA
Encoded here:
- a CDS encoding energy-coupling factor ABC transporter ATP-binding protein translates to MVATSDIIATDLRFCWADGTVVLDKCSLDVPKGQFWMLLGANGSGKSTLLKVLAGLLKLDGGTITINSPVGFVFQNPDHQLVMPTVGADVAFGLVDEHLSFSETKARVQDALAAVDLQNYQRRPIYALSGGQKQRVAIAGAIARKSQVLLLDEPTALLDRDSQGALVAEVRHLVKERSLTALWVTHRLDELDYADGAFLLSHGRVIDQGDPHRLKTLLENT